A region of Anguilla rostrata isolate EN2019 chromosome 10, ASM1855537v3, whole genome shotgun sequence DNA encodes the following proteins:
- the LOC135265181 gene encoding surfeit locus protein 4, with protein MAQNNIMSTAEDVADQFLRVTKQYLPHLARLCLISTFLEDGIRMWFQWNEQRDYIEGTWSCGYFLATCFVLLNLFGQIGGCVLILSRNFVQYACFGLFGIIALQTIAYSILWDLKFLMRNLALGGGLLLLLAESRSEGKSMFAGVPSMGESSPKQYMQLGGRVLLVLMFMTLLHFDPSFFSILQNMVGTALIILVAIGFKTKLAALTLVVWLFAINVYFNAFWTVPAYKPMHDFLKYDFFQTLSVIGGLLLVVALGPGGVSMDEKKKEW; from the exons ATGGCCCAGAACAACATAATGAGTACCGCCGAGGACGTGGCGGATCAG TTTCTACGCGTGACGAAGCAGTACCTGCCCCACCTGGCGCGCCTGTGTCTGATCAGCACCTTCCTGGAGGACGGGATCCGCATGTGGTTCCAATGGAACGAGCAGAGGGACTACATCGAGGGCACCTGGAGCTGCGGCTACTTCCTGGCCACCTGCTTCGTGCTGCTCAACCTGTTTGGACAGATAG gCGGCTGTGTCCTCATCCTCAGCAGGAACTTTGTCCAGTATGCGTGCTTTGGGCTGTTCGGAATCATAGCTTTACAG ACGATCGCCTACAGCATTCTGTGGGATCTTAAATTTTTGATGAG GAACCTGGCCCTGGGCGGgggcctcctgctgctgctggcggAGTCGCGCTCCGAGGGAAAGAGCATGTTCGCGGGGGTGCCCTCCATGGGCGAGAGCTCCCCGAAACAGTACATGCAGCTGGGGGGGCGCGTCCTCCTGGTGCTCATGTTCATGACCCTGCTGCACTTCGACCCCAGCTTCTTCTCC ATTCTGCAGAACATGGTGGGCACAGCCCTGATCATCCTGGTTGCCATCGGTTTCAAGACCAAGCTGGCCGCCCTCACCCTGGTGGTGTGGCTCTTCGCCATCAACGTCTACTTCAACGCCTTCTGGACGGTGCCCGCCTACAAGCCCATGCACGACTTCCTCAAGTACGACTTCTTCCAGACCCTCTCGGTCATCGGGGGGCTCCTGCTGGTGGTGGCGCTGGGGCCGGGGGGCGTGTCCATGGACGAGAAGAAAAAAGAGTGGTGA